A DNA window from Anaerolineae bacterium contains the following coding sequences:
- a CDS encoding (2Fe-2S)-binding protein gives MATVNITINGQKITAQTGQTILQAARAAGVDIPTLCEHPALSAWGGCRMCLVEVAKQ, from the coding sequence ATGGCCACGGTGAATATCACCATCAACGGTCAGAAGATCACTGCCCAGACCGGGCAGACCATTTTGCAGGCCGCCCGCGCGGCCGGCGTAGATATCCCCACCCTGTGCGAGCACCCGGCCCTCTCTGCCTGGGGCGGGTGCCGCATGTGCCTGGTGGAAGTTGCCAAACAGC